One segment of Deltaproteobacteria bacterium DNA contains the following:
- a CDS encoding transposase, with the protein MGKASKRQFSNEYKQEAVKLVIEGGAKASEVARDLGIGVNTLYGWLNKARSGLLDPTSCESREAEEVKRLRKEVVKLKREREILKKATAFFASQNN; encoded by the coding sequence ATGGGAAAGGCATCTAAGCGGCAATTTAGTAATGAATACAAGCAGGAAGCTGTGAAGCTAGTAATTGAAGGTGGAGCTAAGGCTAGCGAGGTGGCTCGGGATTTGGGCATTGGAGTAAACACGCTATACGGGTGGTTGAATAAAGCTAGGAGTGGTTTATTGGATCCTACGAGTTGCGAGAGCCGTGAAGCTGAAGAAGTGAAACGACTTCGCAAGGAGGTTGTTAAGCTTAAGCGGGAGCGAGAAATCCTAAAAAAAGCGACGGCCTTCTTTGCCAGCCAAAACAACTAA